A stretch of DNA from Syntrophales bacterium:
GGGAATAATTGCTGCTGTTTTATTGCCTTGCTCATCTGTTACAAATTGTGTTGCCATGGTAAACCTCCATCAAATTTTATGACTACTGCATTATAACCCACCATACTCTGGAAATAAAGCAGTTCATAATGGGGGGGGCAGACTTTCCTTATTGTCGTTATTGGGGCCTCACGCCCCGGTGAAACAACACCGACAAAGGTTTCACCCCAGTACCATTTCCCGAAGCTACGGGGTAAACTGGGCAGGCAAAGGCGCAAAGACGCTAAGATAATAAACAGGAGACAGGAGACGTCGTTATGCAAAGGTCTGTTCTAAGCATACAATAACAATCTCCCCAGCTGGCTTGCCGCATAAATAGGCGCATATAATCGAGACCCCTGCGTTTTTACATTTCTGGCACTCAGAACCATACTCTGTCGGGGATGGTAACATTTTTCAAACACGTTCAAACTTTTAGACTGGGTTATCCATCCTGATTTGACTTCCAAAGGAATGATGCCCGATGGAGTTTCCAACAGAAACTCGACTTCAGAGGTTCGGCCTTCCCAACAAAACAAATCCCTGACACCGGTTGCCCGCAGTTCCTGCGCCACAAAGTTTTCCGCAACATAGCCCTTGTAGCTTCCATAATCATATTTTAAAATAATGGCCGGATCAATATTAGTGATTGTGGTCAAAAGCCCCACATCAAAAAAATATTGTTTGAACCGGTTGTCTCTGGCAAATCCGGCAAGCGGGGTTTCAGCCCGACTCACAATGGAGGTTCTTAGCACAAGCCGCGCGTTTTCCAGCCAGTCCAGCGGAGAAGACAAACGTTCATAACCTCGCAAACCAGGCACGGCATCTTTAAAACGGAATTTCGGAGCGCTGCCGTCCTGAGCACGTGCCAACTGAACAGGCACATTACGCCACAATCGTTCAATATGCTGGGCATTGGTTTTGCCGGAATGTTTGGCAATATCCGCCATATAGGTGTCCAGAAGATCTCTGTGGATGTGGCGAACGGCCAGGATTGCTTCGTACTGGTTTTTAAAATGCTCGCGGTAAACATTGACCGCTTCCGGCAAACCACCTGTAATAAGATAATTTTTCCAGAGATCCCATAACTGGTCATGCGCTATTTGCGGCAATGATTCCTGAAAAACATGTGTCTGCAATAATTCGGCTAAACGTAGTTTCCCAATTCCTTCCAGAAACTCGTCAAAACTCAAAGGGTATAAATCCAAAAAACCAACTTTCCCCACTGGAAAAGAGTCGTTGGCAAGAGTGACCCCGAGCAAAGAACCGGCGCTGCATAACGCCATTTCCGGCATCTGTTCGCGAAAGTATTTTAGCGCGGTCAGCGCCCGTGGACAGCGCTGGATTTCATCAAAAATAATTAGATCACGCGCTGTATCGATGGAGGCATCAAGATAAAACTGTAGTTCATTGATAATTCTGGCGGGTGAAAGATCATCTTCAAACAACGCGATTACTTGTTCATCTTTTTCAAAATTCACATAATGGCAGCATGGAAACTCTGTTTTTCCAAATTCCTGCAGGGTATAAGTTTTCCCCACCTGACGCGCACCACGCAGGATCAGTGGTTTACGATCCTTACTGTTTTTCCAGACCAACAAATTTTTATTGATTGTACGTTTCATGTGGATAAAATATACAAGTATGGCACTTTCTGCAAGGACTTTTTGCACGCATATGGTATTTTTTATAACTTGC
This window harbors:
- a CDS encoding AAA family ATPase yields the protein MKRTINKNLLVWKNSKDRKPLILRGARQVGKTYTLQEFGKTEFPCCHYVNFEKDEQVIALFEDDLSPARIINELQFYLDASIDTARDLIIFDEIQRCPRALTALKYFREQMPEMALCSAGSLLGVTLANDSFPVGKVGFLDLYPLSFDEFLEGIGKLRLAELLQTHVFQESLPQIAHDQLWDLWKNYLITGGLPEAVNVYREHFKNQYEAILAVRHIHRDLLDTYMADIAKHSGKTNAQHIERLWRNVPVQLARAQDGSAPKFRFKDAVPGLRGYERLSSPLDWLENARLVLRTSIVSRAETPLAGFARDNRFKQYFFDVGLLTTITNIDPAIILKYDYGSYKGYVAENFVAQELRATGVRDLFCWEGRTSEVEFLLETPSGIIPLEVKSGWITQSKSLNVFEKCYHPRQSMVLSARNVKTQGSRLYAPIYAASQLGRLLLYA